tatataattgtGATAATTTCTTAGAGTAAAGAGGAAAGGGGGAATAACTAGTTGTAGCATAATCACATtagtttttaacattttaaatatATGGTCACATCGAGTCCACTTACAATTTATTATAATCTTCTGTTATTGcaataataaaaattgacaCATATGAAGAAATTGATAAGGACTACTAAATTATGTTACTAGAATTAAAAGTTAAAGAGTTATAGTCATAGTCATAGTCATTGTCAAGTCATCAATTCATTATTTTTGTATAAAGTCAGGGTCCAAGGATAAAGTAGTGGACAGATCATACCCATACTCCCTCCAATGAGAACAAAGCtagagaaatttaaatacaTACACTCAATTAAACCCCAAACAAAGCAAGCCCTTCAATAAGAGGGATGAGTGACAACGAAAACATATAAGAGAAGCTACTTACAAGTCACAACACAAGCTGAAGTAAGATTAAAAGTTTGAGAAACTTAGAGAAATGTATggataagaaataaaaaatctaaTGTAGACATAATactaaccaaaataaaaatattgcaaaattagaaaaatatattaaaatgaaaagtgtgACAATTTTATAAGGACAAATGAGTAATATACTCATATATACTACATCACACAAAGCTCAATTCCCGTGTAATAATTAACATTGATTTATACAATTTCACAAAATATAGAGGCTATAAATACAAATGGAATTAGCATATGTACTAAAGAAACgaaaatacatataaatcaattaaaattgtGGTTGAATCCGAATCAAATGGGTggcaattaaataatttataacattattaatataagaaattaatttttagcataactATGATATTGAATTAGTGTAATGACAACATTAAGAAAATGGGTGGTATTATTTTCCATCTCTAGTAATTCATTTATGTCATATACTAGTTTAAGAAGCAAAAAGAGAAAAACAATGAATCCCTTTAATTGAAATGACGACTCATCACTAAGTGACTAATtccatcacttttaatttggatatttattttattattggtgGAATTACTTTATATTTCATAATTCTATGTTAATCAAGGTTTAATCTAACCTAATGATCTCTTGGTTGTATGATGAGATTCTTTTTCATAAAATTGCACTCTTTTCCTTTAGAGATTTGCCTCTTAAGCAAAAGTTTCTAGACTCTATAATAGCTTAAGAATTTTATGCAACTTCTAATAAAATTCTTCTTGTCTGGATATTTAAAAACGCGAAATTTTcatcaatttaagttttttttttttttaacaaataaagtatattttttcggtttcattatacttgcaaCTGAATATCACCATCTGTTGTAAGTATTCCAGaatagatgtaatattttaaactACCTACGTATTTGCAACTTTTATATAAGGGGTGTTTGGAAAATTACTGATAGCTAGTCACTGATAGATGATTACAGTGGCTGATTTGATCagttaattttattaactaGTTTGCCTAGTTAATTTTGAACTTGCTGATGTGAGCAGCTTGtttaaaaacaatttactcAAAGTAATAAGTtatttcaaccagctaatttaTGAAACATTAACATTTGATGATTTGACCATCCAACACtctatttatattaaaagttaaaattaccTAATAAACTATTTTGTCAAACTCCCTATAAAAAAGTCACCTAATTTTCAGGCTTCAAAACTTTACAACTCTAAACGTTGAGAGTTTCAgacataataattttgtaaaaattactcagaataattcaacattttacaGATGTTCCTATAGTTAtctcaaatttttattaaacatgaataatcctaactatAAAGGGTGCTTGCTAATAATGCAACAAGGTAAGCTCTTACCTATATAACAAGacattttctataaataatttaaaagtaaatataagattaaattattaaaaaatattgaaaaattaaaaaaaattaaaaagaaaaatcaaataagtttaatttttgatcttagccttttatttttgatatatatgacttttgattttatttttattttttctttataccAATTAACCTGTAAAAATCGGTCACCATTTTAGTAATAATGTTTTTGTGTAAGTGACCTTAAAATTAGGATtattatggttaattaaaagtcCACTTATTGtgggaaaatcaataaaatattaaattactccctccgttcttttttgttcttccactttgggtttttcacacatattaaggaagatagaatcttttggttgtagtgggtattattttaattaaatagtagtgtgaagtaatgattgtattggaagtatgagttgtagtgggtattattttaattaaatagtagtgtgaagtaatgattgtattgaaagtatgagagagaaaataattataaataaaagaaaaggggtacattaaaagaaaagggggggttttaaggggtgaaaatgggataaaaactttctaaaaatagaaagtattctaaaggtgaaagaacttttgaaactacccgttataataatgtggaagatcaaaaaagaacggagggagtattctATATAAGTTTTAACTATATGTTTGgttaaacacttaaaaacttggTCAACTCTTCAAAACAAGCTAAGGGTTTGATGTAATATTAAAAACACTTATGAAGTTTGTATATCTCATGCTTATTGATTATATGTTGGCATAATAATAAGTTTaactcaaattaataatttaaatcaaacaatatagattaacatcaaattaattttaaactttaccacaattgcaaaataaaatggTGGAAACCAAGAAGATTAGATGGCTTACAACTCAATTGAATGGTGCAACCGTGCAAGTACACCAAGAATAGCATTAAAGATAAGAATACTCATAAAATGGATCTAATATACATCAAACAGAGTGCAAGCTAAGCATATTATCCCCTAATCCTTACGTACcacttctttctttttatttgtatcATTAGCTCACGTGCATACCACACGCCTattatttttagggttagatGTACATACCCCAAAAATATAACTTGTATTGTCTATTTATTGAGCATGTCCTAAGTTATTCCAAAACATAACCATCAAAGATGATATGAAAAACTAAAATGAGACAAACTCAAACGAGTAGCATTCACAATTAGTATATAACATATGCCTTAAGTTattgtaaaatataaaaatcaaaagatgatATGAAGAATTAAAATGAGGCAAACTCAAATGAGTAGCAAtcaaaaatacatcatcatcaacttaatATCTCGTTTGTAATCAGAGTTTGGGTCAGAGACGGTGACAGATAATTCATATTCGTATTCCCTTCAAAGAGAAGACAAGAAAATGCGATTCATTTTATCCCAAAAAAAGTAAGAGCACTGCATAaacactacaacaaatttaatttttcgcGACATTAGATTTAGTAGCATTAAAAAAtgtcataatttatatttttagtgtaataataattgatttttattttaagtttcactataaagtgatttagtgacactatTGTCGTTCTTTAATGGCAtatataattgttactatacactatagtggcatttatgagaaatgtcactagattctATTCAAAAAGCTTTAGTATTGTATTATACTGCTAAAGAGTTTAATAAATGCCAATAGATccactatatattatattaggAAATTGAAGtagtaatatttaaattaaatgtcgctaaatatatctcaTGAAAAGCAAATTATATTGCAGTGAGATAAAAATTAGAATGACATAATTACATCAAGAATAAAACTACATGCAGAAAAACATTAGTAAAACATTAGTAAAGGGTTTTTTCTCCTTTCAATAACTATATTTATACATTATGATTATTCAACCTTTGAAACACTACGCTTCGTTTTCACgaagaaattataaaattggACCAACTCCAATTCAATTGAATCGTATtcagtctcttgagagaccgtctttttgagAAACGTTTTTCAGGTCCAATCTATTAATTATTGCCTATTCTTActctacatttttctttatgggttaacccaattaaaaatgaagcgtctctcacaagaatttgtgtaaataaaaactaataaaaccaaaatatttataattcatgtAGAAGATAAGTTGAcaagaacaaaaacttaaattgtCTCTTCACCCGAGTGAGAAATGGGTCCCTTGTCTTGgcagtagaggtgttcaaacaAGACCAAACGATCCAATATTCATCCGACTTTGGTACTGAATTCAATTTGACCCGACTTAGAAAaggatttataattatgtaaaaattaatgtggacacataattcaattttaaaccgaCCTAATATATTTGACCTGAAATCAATCCGATGACCcaaataaacacctctaattgGTACTATAGACGAGGATACCAAAATGACATACACTAAGAATttgtaacaaataatattaagtaCACTTTAGATTGGCCATTTTTCAATTCTACGCACAATAAACTTCTTAGGCCCTCattgatatattttcttttacattATTCCTTTTTGTAATGAAGAATAATAAGAGCTTTTCTTGCcactatatatacataatgaGTTCATCTCAACCAATGTCATCTAGACACCCTCaaagaaaaacttaaaaaccataatTAGTTTGATATATAAAGGGCTTTGAAATGGCAAAATCAGACCCTCTTACAATTGGAAGAGTAATAGGGGATGTTATAGACCCTTTTAGCCCAAGTGTAAGAATGTCTGTTACTTATAACAACAAGCAAGTGTATAATGGTCATGAACTCTTCCCTTCGTTGGTCACTCTTAAACCTAGGGTTCAAGTTCATGATGGTGATATGAAATCCTTTTTCACTTTGGTATGAACTAATTTTTTACTACAtgcatatttttatgtttttttttttatcctttttgcaTTGTTTGGATAGAGTAAAATAGAGAAAAAGAAATGGGAGAGATTCAGAAGGATAGTAAAtcctttgtttggataacaaaaagaGAGAACAGATATTTGGACCGAGAGGGGTTTTAGAGGGAAAACATGGAGAAATTTTGTTAAATACATTCACTCCTATAAAGTGAAAAGATTTGGATAAAAAACactcattttcttttgtttttttttctctttctttctaaaCAAACAAGATGCAGTTTTTCTTCTTACCCCTtatctttcttttccttcttacACTTcccctttccttttttttaattttttctcttattttaccATACAAACATAGTGTTGAAGTAAGAAAAGATGATTGACCTCAAATAAATCTTTTGTAAGGTATCTCCTATATGAAATATTAGAATGTGAATATATTTTTAGGTTTGAACCATCAAACTAAATTTATATCACGCGGGAATAGAAAATTATTACTTAAAGcacaaattacaattattagATATAGAGAAAATATAATAGAAAAGTAAATATGCAATaataccaaaaaaatatttgacaagGGTAATATATTTTTGGATTATTACCCTCACTACATAGTCGTCCCTACTTACCAAATAAATTAGCataacaaataaatttattacaGCCTCAGAATATGTCATACATACTATATTAGTATGATACGAGTACCTTGTTTGTCACTATATAAGTACATATAATGTCTAGGGACGAGGTATGAATCTTGGGCCTTAATACTTTTTTTGGTCCTATTAAATACAATATCACGATTTTCATACAatacaatataatatttaaattaataatatttttaattacgttacatataaaaaagaaaatatgttgataattaaaatattttgaattaattaataagcAACACGATTAcatattttcttataaattagTGAGAAAATTTGAGATAAGATTAACTGATAATATAATTAGAACAGGAGGATGTATGAGATTTGAAATATTGCGTTTTGACTAAATCAAttacatataatattttaaaaattgcaaatagttttgataaattaatattgaataattgaataattaatatTGACTAACTCAAGCTTGTATtgattaaagttttatttttattaaatcttatattaaaaaaagtaaaatgttaGCTGAAATCATTTGAAGTTATCATCACTTAATTAGTGATCACATACATATATAGTAATAGACTTAATTGTTAACTGAGAAAATTATGTTCTTTCTGTAGATTATGACTGATCCAGATGTTCCTGGACCCAGTGATCCTTATCTGAGAGAGCATCTGCACTGGTATCTTCCTAAATTAaatcctttcaaaaaaaatatacgcAAATTTTATGTGAGATCGTTTTATTGTGAGACGAGTCCATACAAAAGGCCCATTAGTAgagaaacataaaaaaataataaaattttaattcacaCTTATATAAAACTTAAATAGTTTGAGCTGATCCAATTAATTAAAGTTTTCTTACGATAAAAAGacctcaataaaaaattagtgacAAATATAACATACTTATGGATTATATAAAACTCATCAACCAAATTTATACTTTTGATCTTTTCCAATATCTTTACAATTCAGAAAATTTCACTTTAAGCAGTAGGTTTCTAAgatatacataaataataaaataaatttttgtgctattttgttagttttgtattatagtaaatttttgatatttattttttataatttttttaatagaagTATATGTTTAGAGATAATGAGTgtcaaaaattactttaaaattgtaaaaaagtaTATAGGAAAAACAAACGAAAGTAGtatccataataataataataataataataataataataataatatatttactaaaATATTTTACCTATTTGTTACAGGATAGTAACAGATATTCCAGGCACAACAGATGCCACTTTTGGTAAGACATGTGCAActatatttcatatattttcatatttttagttgctacatttttattagtaaaaTTATGAAGTATTAACCTAatctaaattaatttttcaataaaatactTTATCACCGTATTTATCTcctactaaaaataaatttatctcaAGCTGACAAAACagttttgtaaaaaataaccaaacacaaatttttaactTATACGATTTCATGGTGAGATCATTGCTACTATACTGACCCATTTATATTTAGTGTTTTAAAATTatcacttataatattaaaaaaaaaaaacttggctGAAATCGTCTCACTTGTGAGACGCGCCTTATTGGGCCAGcccaattgtatatatatatatatatatatatatatatatatatatatatatatatatatatatatatatatatatatatatatatatatatatatatatatatatattttaccaattttataaatcaaaatgtcaatttcaagagttaaaagattaa
The Amaranthus tricolor cultivar Red isolate AtriRed21 chromosome 11, ASM2621246v1, whole genome shotgun sequence DNA segment above includes these coding regions:
- the LOC130827240 gene encoding CEN-like protein 2, whose translation is MAKSDPLTIGRVIGDVIDPFSPSVRMSVTYNNKQVYNGHELFPSLVTLKPRVQVHDGDMKSFFTLIMTDPDVPGPSDPYLREHLHWIVTDIPGTTDATFGKEVMTYEIPRPNIGIHRFVFILFKQKRRGSVAPPCGRDRFCTNKFAELNQLDLPVAAVYFNCQRETAARRR